One genomic segment of Ricinus communis isolate WT05 ecotype wild-type chromosome 5, ASM1957865v1, whole genome shotgun sequence includes these proteins:
- the LOC8279472 gene encoding wings apart-like protein 2, whose amino-acid sequence MIVRTYGRRNRSLTRTYSDSIEEDDAVPDNSFRDSFSLSQGNPSQDLYSLPFSSQESSSLWPSLNHDPYNINNSSQENDFANGAIPRKSKKPRNRKLEKPNSKNNKNHNNTSNSRSLVPVTSTLMEAQEFGEMMEHVDEVNFALDGLKKGQPVRIRRASLLSLLSICGTVQQRRLLRAQGLAKTIIDAILGLNFDDSSSNLAAATLFYVLTGDGQDDHLLESPSCIRFLIKLLKPIVSTASEGKAPNIGSKLLAFRKDSDILRDTTKLVDSSSASIVAKVQEILVSCKDIKSCCGDDSGMERPELSPKWIALLTMEKACLSKISFEDTSGMVRKTGGNFKEKLRELGGLDAIFEVAVHCHSTMESWTGHGPSTMTDARNDSRLQSLVLLLKCLKIMENATFLSKDNQSHLLQMKGNFDSYQHQLPFTKLIISVIKILSGCYLLKSSATASDDGKYCSLSDGSYHTSDLALVADDRVDRNEIIYISSSTSLCGSERTSSEKSFNKSQKSISQFSFPSSSSDTTATIMNDACQVRMRIHSSTSSSCSGTRRSTNSGTPSTSNGLRTKFGLPERTNCTKSTKYDLLEDSLDPYAFDEDEFQPSKWDLLSGKQTKSRSQNCAVTSRALEDGCQYRPMSQEESNNSENSEQKARNVECHPSQKNSCSNASEEEHFSLMADCLLTAVKVLMNLTNDNPIGCKQIAACGGLEKMCSLIAGHFPSFSSSLSCFSETKGDTTSMESQNDNHLTDQELDFLVAILGLLVNLVEKDGHNRSRLAATTVSVSSSEGLEEESDRDVIPLLCSIFLANQGAGDASGEGNIVAWNDEAAVLQGEKEAEKMIVEAYAALLLAFLSTESKSIRDSIADCLPNHSLTVLVPVLERFVAFHLTLNMISPETHKAVSEVIESCRIP is encoded by the exons atgatagttAGGACTTACGGTCGCCGAAATCGAAGCCTAACAAGAACATACTCCGATTCAATAGAAGAAGACGACGCCGTTCCTGACAATTCATTTAGGgactctttttctctctctcagGGAAACCCATCTCAAGATTTGTATAGTTTACCTTTCTCTTCTCAAGAATCATCCTCTCTTTGGCCTTCTTTAAATCACGATCCCtacaatatcaataattcatcacaagaaaatgattttgCAAACGGTGCCATTCCTAGGAAATCCAAGAAACCAAGAAATAGGAAGCTCGAGAAACCGAATAgcaagaataataaaaatcataataatactTCTAATTCTAGGTCTTTGGTTCCGGTGACTTCTACTCTAATGGAGGCACAAGAGTTTGGAGAGATGATGGAACATGTTGATGAGGTTAATTTTGCACTTGATGGGTTAAAGAAAGGTCAGCCTGTTAGGATTAGGAGGGCTAGCTTGCTGTCTCTTTTGTCGATTTGTGGTACTGTGCAGCAGAGACGGCTTTTAAGAGCTCAAGG GTTGGCAAAGACAATCATTGATGCTATTTTGGGTCTCAACTTTGATGACTCATCCAGCAATCTAGCTGCTGCAActcttttttatgttttgaCTGGTGAT GGTCAAGATGATCACCTTTTGGAGTCACCCAGTTGCATTcgttttctaattaaattgttgaaacCAATCGTTTCTACTGCTTCTGAAGGCAAAGCTCCAAATATTGGCAGTAAGCTTTTGGCATTCCGCAAAGATTCAGACATTTTAAGGGACACAACTAAATTGGTAGATTCCAGTTCTGCTTCCATTGTTGCCAAAGTTCAGGAAATTCTTGTTAGTTGCAAGGATATAAAGTCATGCTGTGGGGATGATAGTGGAATGGAAAGGCCAGAACTGAGCCCCAAATGGATTGCTTTGTTGACCATGGAGAAAGCTTGCTTATCTAAGATTTCTTTTGAAG ATACATCTGGCATGGTAAGGAAGACAGGGGGAAACTTTAAGGAGAAGTTACGGGAGCTGGGAGGACTTGATGCCATCTTTGAGGTTGCTGTGCATTGTCATTCTACTATGGAG AGTTGGACAGGACATGGTCCATCTACCATGACGGATGCAAGAAATGATTCACGCCTGCAGAGCCTGGTACTTCTTTTGAAATGTTTGAAAATCATGGAAAATGCTACATTCCTAAGTAAAGATAATCAG AGCCATTTGCTTCAAATGAAAGGAAATTTTGATTCTTATCAACACCAACTTCCTTTTACAAAACTTATCATAAGTGTTATCAAGATTCTATCAG GCTGTTATCTGCTTAAAAGTTCTGCTACAGCCTCTGATGATGGGAAGTATTGCAGTCTTTCTGATGGCAGTTATCACACTTCTGATTTGGCTTTAGTTGCAGATGACAGAG TAGATAGAAATGAGATCATTTACATCAGTTCTTCGACAAGTTTATGTGGTTCTGAGAGGACCTCCTCTGAGAAAAGCTTTAATAAATCTCAGAAATCCATTTCCCAGTTTAGTTTTCCTTCTTCCAGTTCTGATACTACTGCTACAATAATGAATGATGCTTGCCAAGTGAGGATGAGAATCCATTCTTCCACGTCCAGCTCATGTAGTGGGACAAGAAGGAGCACTAATAGTGGAACACCTTCAACTAGTAATGGGTTGAGGACGAAATTTGGGCTTCCGGAGAGAACTAATTGTACAAAAAGTACCAAGTACGACCTTTTAGAGGATAGCCTGGATCCTTATGCATTTGATGAAGATGAGTTTCAGCCTTCAAAGTGGGACTTACTATCGGGAAAACAGACAAAATCTAGATCTCAAAATTGTGCTGTAACCTCAAGGGCACTTGAAGATGGGTGTCAATACAGGCCAATGAGCCAAGAAGAATCAAATAATAGCGAAAATTCTGAACAAAAAGCAAGAAATGTGGAATGTCATCCTTCACAGAAAAATTCTTGTTCCAATGCTTCTGAGGAGGAACATTTCAGCCTCATGGCAGATTGTCTTCTTACTGCTGTCAAG GTTCTAATGAACTTAACAAATGACAACCCTATTGGTTGTAAACAAATTGCTGCTTGTGGAGGACTAGAGAAGATGTGTTCTTTGATTGCTGGCCACTTCCCTTCATTCAGCTCATCTTTGTCTTGCTTCAGTGAGACCAAAGGGGACACTACAAGCATGGAAAGTCAGAATGATAATCATCTCACTGATCAAGAGTTGGATTTCCTTGTTGCTATATTGGGTCTACTTGTGAACTTGGTTGAGAAGGATGGGCATAACAG GTCAAGGCTTGCAGCAACAACTGTCTCAGTATCAAGCTCAGAAGGATTAGAGGAAGAGAGTGACAGGGATGTAATTCCACTACTGTGCTCTATCTTTCTAGCTAACCAAGGAGCAGGTGATGCATCTGGAGAGGGAAACATAGTGGCATGG AATGACGAGGCAGCTGTGCTTCAAGGAGAGAAAGAAGCTGAGAAAATGATTGTAGAAGCTTATGCAGCACTCCTGCTTGCCTTCCTTTCAACAGAAAG TAAGAGCATACGGGATTCTATCGCCGATTGCCTTCCAAATCACAGCCTCACCGTTCTAGTTCCTGTCTTGGAGAGATTTGTG GCATTTCATTTGACCTTAAATATGATTTCGCCGGAGACTCATAAAGCTGTCAGTGAAGTAATCGAATCATGTAGAATTCCATGA
- the LOC8278557 gene encoding protein RTF1 homolog: MADLENLLLEAAGRTGTSGRNRNALPPSRRRREGSYSDGGSDSRDDDSDDDRGYSSRKPSGSQVPLKKRLDPTERDDDQGSQDEGDYDDGNSDREGDSSDGSDVGEDLYKNEDDRRKLAQMSELEREMILSERADKKGDKNLTERIRSKRESERTTRSRKETPPLPSSRGVRTSARSADRAAAKDDALNELKARRLKQQDPEAHRKLRDASRRGSGSRGFSPIKRKRFTSASLSSSSSESESRSHSEDEGSTGDGGMADSDDDGEPGSQGPTFDDIREITIRRSKLAKWFMEPWFEELIVGCFVRVGIGRSKSGPIYRLCLVRNVDAADPDRPYKLENKTTYKYLNVIWGNESSAARWQMAMISDSAPTEDEYKQWVREVERSGGRMPTKQDILEKKEAIRKSNTFVYSAATVKQMLQEKKSASSRPLNVAAEKDRLRRELEVAQSKQDDAEVERIRARIQELEASRQTQGKDAKAIRLAEMNRKNRAENFRNASELKPVNTSLKAGEAGYDPFSRRWTRSRNYYVSKPAGGDAAAATNNEASGTVAVANKTESAAGVSAEAGMAATAAALEAAADAGKLVDTAAPVDQGTESNTLHNFELPISLTALQKFGGAQGAQAGFMARKQRIEATIGCRVSENDEKRHVLTLTVSDYKRRRGLL, translated from the coding sequence ATGGCGGACTTGGAAAATTTGCTACTGGAGGCAGCAGGAAGAACTGGTACATCAGGAAGAAACAGGAATGCGCTTCCACCATCTAGGAGGCGGCGTGAGGGTTCATATTCTGATGGTGGAAGTGACTCTAGAGATGATGATTCCGATGATGACCGCGGCTATTCAAGCAGGAAGCCATCTGGATCTCAAGTCCCATTGAAGAAAAGACTGGACCCTACTGAAAGAGATGATGATCAAGGTAGCCAGGATGAAGGTGACTATGATGATGGGAATTCTGATCGTGAGGGTGATAGCAGTGATGGATCAGATGTTGGTGAGGATCTTTATAAGAATGAGGATGATCGGAGGAAGCTTGCTCAAATGAGTGAACTTGAAAGGGAGATGATTTTATCTGAACGAGCTGACAAAAAGGGTGATAAGAATTTAACCGAGAGAATTAGATCCAAACGGGAAAGTGAGAGGACAACCCGCTCCAGGAAAGAGACTCCCCCACTTCCATCATCTCGTGGTGTGCGCACATCAGCTAGATCTGCAGACAGGGCAGCTGCTAAAGATGATGCGCTAAATGAATTGAAAGCTAGACGTTTAAAGCAGCAGGATCCAGAGGCTCACCGCAAGTTGAGGGATGCATCTAGAAGAGGTTCTGGAAGCCGGGGCTTTTCTCCGATCAAGCGAAAACGCTTCACTTCTGCAAGCTTGAGTAGCTCTAGTAGTGAGAGCGAAAGTAGGTCTCATAGTGAAGATGAAGGATCAACGGGTGATGGTGGAATGGCAGACAGTGATGATGATGGCGAGCCTGGGTCTCAAGGTCCGACTTTTGACGATATAAGGGAAATTACAATCCGGAGGTCAAAACTTGCTAAATGGTTTATGGAGCCATGGTTTGAAGAGTTGATTGTGGGTTGCTTTGTTAGGGTTGGCATTGGGAGGTCCAAGTCTGGACCAATCTACAGGCTCTGTTTGGTTCGGAATGTTGATGCGGCAGACCCTGACCGCCCATACAAACTGGAGAACAAAACAACATATAAATATCTGAATGTTATTTGGGGTAATGAAAGCTCTGCTGCCAGGTGGCAAATGGCTATGATTTCAGACTCTGCACCAACAGAGGATGAGTATAAACAGTGGGTCAGGGAGGTGGAGCGTAGTGGCGGCCGGATGCCAACCAAACAGGATATTCTGGAAAAGAAGGAGGCCATAAGAAAGTCAAATACATTTGTTTATTCAGCAGCCACTGTGAAGCAGATGttgcaagaaaagaaatctgCCTCATCAAGGCCACTAAATGTTGCGGCTGAGAAGGACCGGCTGAGGAGGGAATTGGAAGTGGCACAAAGTAAGCAAGATGATGCAGAGGTGGAGAGGATTCGGGCTAGGATTCAGGAACTGGAGGCGTCTCGACAAACTCAAGGAAAAGATGCGAAGGCTATTAGATTGGCAGAAATGAATAGGAAGAATAGGGCTGAGAATTTCAGAAATGCATCAGAGTTGAAACCTGTGAACACAAGTCTGAAAGCAGGGGAGGCTGGGTACGATCCATTTTCAAGGAGATGGACTAGGTCAAGGAATTACTACGTGTCAAAGCCTGCTGGGGGAGATGCAGCTGCTGCAACAAATAATGAGGCCAGTGGTACAGTAGCTGTTGCAAATAAAACTGAGTCAGCAGCAGGAGTGTCAGCTGAGGCTGGCATGGCTGCTACAGCAGCTGCCTTGGAAGCAGCAGCTGATGCAGGGAAGTTGGTTGATACAGCTGCTCCTGTAGATCAAGGCACGGAGTCAAATACACTGCATAACTTTGAGCTTCCAATCTCATTGACTGCACTTCAGAAATTTGGTGGAGCACAGGGAGCTCAGGCAGGATTCATGGCAAGAAAACAACGGATAGAAGCAACTATTGGATGCCGGGTCTCTGAGAATGATGAGAAGAGGCATGTCCTGACTTTGACAGTTAGTGACTACAAGAGAAGAAGAGGACTTCTCTGA
- the LOC8279471 gene encoding bifunctional epoxide hydrolase 2 yields the protein MDQMQHNFVSIRGVKLHVAEIGSGSLAVVFIHGFPEIWYSWRHQMIAIANAGYRAIAPDLRGYGLSEPHPQPEKASFNDFVEDTVAILDYYQIQKAFLVGKDFGSWPVYLLSLFYPSRISGVVSLGVPFFVPRPRRYKELLPEGFYISRWKEPGRAEADFSRFDVRTVWRNIYILFSRNEIPIAEKDKEIMDLVDPSTPLPQWLSNEDIAIYATSYEKSGFDSPMQVPYKGLPEEFTMTDPKVQVPVLLIMGEKDYFLKFPGIEHYITSGEVKNYVSDLEIESLPDGTHFIQEQFPDQVNQLMVSFLEKHA from the exons ATGGATCAGATGCAACACAACTTTGTTAGCATAAGAGGAGTGAAGCTTCACGTTGCTGAGATTGGATCTG GCTCTTTAGCAGTTGTCTTCATACATGGGTTTCCAGAAATATGGTATTCATGGAGACATCAAATGATTGCTATTGCAAACGCTGGATACCGAGCAATTGCACCTGATTTAAGAGGCTATGGATTGTCTGAGCCACATCCACAGCCTGAAAAGGCTTCCTTCAATGATTTTGTGGAGGACACTGTAGCTATCCTTGATTATTACCAGATCCAAAAG GCATTTTTGGTTGGAAAAGACTTTGGTTCATGGCCTGTTTATCTGCTCTCCCTTTTCTACCCAAGTAGAATTTCTGGAGTTGTGTCATTAGGAGTGCCATTCTTTGTTCCTAGGCCCCGGCGATACAAGGAACTTCTTCCTGAAGGTTTCTACATCTCTAGGTGGAAG GAACCTGGAAGAGCAGAGGCTGACTTTAGCAGATTTGACGTGAGAACTGTATGGAGGAATATTTACATACTCTTCTCAAGAAATGAAATTCCTATAGCAGAGAAAGATAAAGAGATCATGGATTTGGTGGATCCATCCACTCCTCTACCCCAATGGTTGAGCAATGAGGATATTGCCATCTATGCAACTTCATATGAAAAATCTGGATTTGATTCTCCAATGCAAGTCCCTTACAA AGGGTTGCCGGAGGAATTCACAATGACTGATCCCAAGGTTCAGGTCCCAGTGCTGCTAATAATGGGTGAGAAAGATTATTTCCTTAAATTTCCAGGGATTGAGCACTACATAACAAGTGGAGAAGTAAAGAATTATGTTTCGGATTTGGAGATAGAAAGCTTGCCGGATGGTACCCATTTTATCCAAGAGCAATTCCCAGATCAGGTGAATCAACTAATGGTTAGCTTCTTAGAGAAACATGCTTGA